The Lysobacter sp. genome includes a window with the following:
- the kdpB gene encoding potassium-transporting ATPase subunit KdpB, producing MSEIIYQHPPARKPALVDAAAMRSALRDAFLKLSPRHLLKSPVMAIVMAGTVLSAVITLAGQASPGFGGAVTAILFVTVLFGNFAEAIAEARGRGQAASLRRARKDLVARKVDNDLGGNETRLPAADLRPGDLVIVSAGEQIPADGEIVRGLATINESAVTGESAPVLREAGTDRSGVIGGTKVLSDEIVIRITAEPGHSFLDRMIALVEGANRQKTPNEIALTMLLAAMTLTFLIVVATLPAIGAFVGVQVAPLLLIALLVCLIPTTIGGLLPAIGIAGMNRALSANVLAKSGKAVEVAGDVDVLLLDKTGTITYGDRQATVFHPLAGVDASMLREAAMLASLADPTPEGKSIVKLAREQGCATPEPDRADYLQFTAQTRMSGVDLDGGRSIRKGAGDAIRRHVEAQGSLVPHELTARVEQVARSGATPLVVSEGKHVLGVVELSDVVKHGVKEKFARLRAMGVRTVMITGDNPLTAAAIAAEAGVDDYIAEATPEDKLARIRSEQAKGSLVAMVGDGTNDAPALAQADVGLAMNSGTQAAKEAGNMVDLDSDPAKLLAVVEVGKQQLITRGALTTFSLANDVSKYFAILPALFAAAIPSMAALNVMQLSSPTNAVLAALIFNALIIPALIPLALRGVRFKPASATALLRRNMLIYGGGGVLLPFVAIKLIDLALVATIGA from the coding sequence ATGAGCGAGATCATTTACCAGCATCCTCCTGCGCGCAAACCCGCGCTCGTCGACGCCGCCGCGATGCGCAGCGCGCTGCGCGACGCCTTCCTGAAACTGTCGCCGCGTCATCTGCTCAAGAGCCCGGTGATGGCGATCGTGATGGCGGGCACCGTGCTGTCGGCGGTGATCACCTTGGCCGGGCAGGCATCGCCCGGCTTCGGCGGCGCGGTCACCGCGATCCTGTTCGTCACCGTGCTGTTCGGCAATTTCGCCGAAGCCATCGCCGAAGCGCGCGGTCGCGGGCAGGCGGCTTCGCTGCGCCGCGCGCGCAAGGATCTGGTGGCGCGCAAGGTCGACAACGATCTGGGCGGTAATGAAACGCGTCTGCCTGCAGCCGATCTGCGCCCCGGCGATCTGGTCATCGTCAGCGCCGGGGAACAGATTCCGGCCGACGGCGAAATCGTCCGCGGTCTCGCCACCATCAACGAGTCCGCGGTGACCGGCGAATCCGCGCCGGTGCTGCGCGAGGCGGGCACGGATCGCTCCGGCGTGATCGGCGGCACCAAGGTGCTGTCGGACGAAATCGTCATCCGCATCACCGCCGAACCGGGCCACAGTTTCCTGGATCGCATGATCGCGCTGGTCGAAGGCGCCAACCGCCAGAAGACCCCGAACGAAATCGCGTTGACCATGCTGCTGGCGGCGATGACGCTGACCTTCCTGATCGTGGTCGCGACGCTGCCGGCGATCGGCGCGTTCGTCGGCGTGCAGGTCGCGCCGCTGCTGTTGATCGCGCTGCTGGTGTGCCTGATTCCCACCACCATCGGCGGCCTGCTGCCGGCGATCGGCATCGCCGGCATGAACCGCGCGCTGTCCGCCAACGTGCTGGCCAAATCCGGCAAGGCGGTGGAAGTGGCCGGCGACGTGGACGTGCTGCTGCTCGACAAGACCGGCACGATCACCTACGGCGATCGCCAGGCGACGGTGTTCCATCCGCTGGCCGGTGTGGACGCCTCGATGCTGCGCGAAGCGGCGATGCTGGCGTCGCTGGCCGACCCCACGCCGGAAGGCAAATCCATCGTCAAGCTGGCGCGCGAGCAGGGCTGCGCCACGCCCGAACCCGATCGCGCCGACTATCTGCAGTTCACCGCGCAGACGCGCATGTCCGGCGTGGACCTCGATGGCGGTCGTTCCATCCGCAAGGGCGCGGGCGATGCGATCAGGCGCCATGTCGAAGCGCAGGGCAGCCTGGTGCCGCATGAACTCACCGCGCGCGTCGAACAGGTCGCGCGCAGCGGCGCCACGCCGCTGGTGGTGAGCGAAGGCAAGCATGTGCTGGGCGTCGTCGAGCTTTCGGATGTGGTCAAGCACGGCGTGAAGGAAAAATTCGCCCGCCTGCGCGCGATGGGCGTGCGCACGGTGATGATCACCGGCGACAATCCGCTCACCGCTGCGGCCATCGCTGCCGAAGCCGGCGTGGACGATTACATCGCCGAGGCCACGCCCGAAGACAAGCTGGCGCGCATCCGCAGCGAACAGGCCAAGGGCAGCCTCGTCGCGATGGTCGGCGACGGCACCAACGATGCGCCCGCGCTGGCGCAGGCCGACGTGGGCCTGGCGATGAACTCCGGCACGCAGGCGGCGAAAGAGGCCGGCAACATGGTCGATCTCGACTCCGATCCGGCCAAGCTGCTGGCGGTGGTGGAAGTGGGCAAGCAGCAGCTGATCACGCGCGGCGCATTGACCACGTTCTCGCTGGCCAACGACGTGTCCAAGTATTTCGCGATCCTGCCGGCGCTGTTCGCCGCTGCGATTCCGTCCATGGCGGCCTTGAACGTGATGCAGCTGTCCAGCCCGACCAATGCGGTGCTGGCGGCGCTGATCTTCAATGCGCTGATCATTCCGGCGCTCATTCCGCTGGCCCTGCGCGGCGTACGCTTCAAACCCGCCAGCGCCACCGCGCTGCTGCGCCGGAACATGCTGATCTACGGCGGCGGCGGCGTGCTGTTGCCGTTCGTCGCGATCAAGCTCATCGACCTGGCGCTGGTCGCCACGATCGGCGCATAA
- a CDS encoding sensor histidine kinase KdpD yields the protein MIDSRTHQADALIGELRREGSGRLTIFLGAAPGVGKTYAMLSRARELRKQNIDVVVGIVETHGRSETAALTDGLELMPRARLEYRDRIFEEMDLDALLARKPAIALVDELAHRNAAGSRHERRWQDVVELLDAGIDVYTTVNIQHLESLNDVVFRITGIRVSETVPDLVFDRLRDIVLVDLPPRELIERLRQGKVYVPDQAAQALQTFFSPSNLIALRELAMQTAADRVDSDLRELQAARGMSGANVRRRVLVAIDGLGQSEYMVRVARRLAERRDAPWAVVTVQTGVIDEARQQELDQAFALARKLGADTDVLRGANVADALLDHAGRTGVSAIVLGRTRERPVARMFNRTLTQQLLQRGAHYELTIVNTPEARARSRRESHAPRLSLTRDDSMLVLVATVLAVAIAWLAERWVALDDLSMIFIVAVVLVASRTRMAAAVITAVLCFLAYNYFFIEPRFTFNIGARQGVTTVFLFLVAALVAGRLASRLRMQVVALRAANAHATALQALGRDLASAADLGQVLAAGRSALQAAFGVQAWVRIGDDTAASDGAKLTDTDLGAAEWAQRHGQATGRYTDTLSGSRWWFLPLRHDQGTLGVAGLRFAADHPRLAFEQRRLAEAMADDIGQAALRTRLVSDLGTARVSGETERLRSALLSSVSHDLRSPLASMIGSASSLASYSEAMSAEDRRSLLETIQLEGERLDRYIQNLLDMTRLGHNGLTLNRDWIGVDELIGSATGRLLRYQPQVKLDIRIESGMTPIWVHPALVEQALFNVLENAAKFSPPGQPVEVDARLVEGKLRIDVRDHGPGIPEEERARIFDMFYSVERGDRGRHGTGLGLTISQGMVGAHGGSVEALPGSDGHGTTIRITLPLIEPLPQKSDA from the coding sequence ATGATCGACTCCCGCACCCATCAGGCCGATGCGCTGATCGGCGAACTTCGCCGCGAAGGCAGCGGGCGGCTGACGATCTTTCTCGGTGCGGCTCCGGGCGTGGGCAAGACCTACGCCATGCTGTCGCGCGCGCGCGAGCTGCGCAAACAGAATATCGACGTGGTGGTGGGCATCGTCGAGACCCACGGCCGCAGCGAAACCGCAGCGTTGACCGATGGCCTGGAACTGATGCCGCGCGCGCGCCTGGAATATCGCGATCGCATCTTCGAGGAAATGGATCTCGACGCGCTGCTGGCGCGCAAGCCCGCCATCGCCCTGGTCGACGAGCTGGCGCATCGCAACGCCGCCGGCAGCCGTCACGAGCGCCGCTGGCAGGATGTGGTGGAACTGCTGGACGCCGGCATCGACGTCTACACCACCGTCAATATCCAGCATCTGGAAAGCCTCAACGATGTGGTGTTCCGCATCACCGGCATCCGGGTCAGCGAAACCGTGCCGGATCTGGTCTTCGATCGCCTGCGCGACATCGTGCTGGTCGATCTGCCGCCGCGCGAACTGATCGAACGCCTGCGCCAGGGCAAAGTCTATGTGCCGGACCAAGCCGCGCAGGCGCTGCAGACCTTTTTCTCGCCTTCCAACCTGATCGCGCTGCGCGAGCTGGCCATGCAGACCGCTGCGGACCGCGTCGACAGCGATCTGCGCGAACTCCAGGCCGCGCGCGGCATGTCCGGTGCGAACGTACGTCGCCGCGTGCTGGTCGCCATCGATGGTCTTGGCCAATCCGAATACATGGTGCGTGTGGCCCGACGCCTCGCCGAACGGCGCGATGCGCCGTGGGCGGTGGTCACCGTGCAGACCGGGGTCATCGACGAGGCGCGTCAGCAGGAACTCGACCAGGCCTTCGCGCTGGCGCGCAAGCTCGGCGCCGACACCGATGTGCTGCGCGGCGCGAATGTCGCCGATGCGTTGCTGGATCACGCCGGCCGCACCGGCGTATCGGCGATCGTGCTCGGACGCACGCGCGAACGGCCCGTCGCACGCATGTTCAACCGCACGCTCACCCAGCAGCTGCTGCAGCGGGGGGCGCACTACGAGTTGACGATCGTCAACACGCCGGAAGCGCGCGCGCGTTCGCGCCGCGAATCGCACGCGCCGCGCCTGTCGTTGACGCGCGACGATTCGATGCTGGTATTGGTGGCGACCGTGTTGGCGGTCGCCATCGCATGGCTGGCCGAACGCTGGGTGGCCCTGGACGATCTGTCCATGATCTTCATCGTCGCGGTGGTGCTGGTGGCTTCGCGCACGCGCATGGCCGCTGCGGTGATCACCGCCGTGCTCTGCTTCCTGGCCTACAACTACTTCTTCATCGAGCCGCGCTTCACCTTCAATATCGGTGCGCGCCAGGGCGTGACCACGGTGTTCCTGTTCCTGGTGGCCGCACTGGTCGCCGGACGGCTGGCCTCCAGATTGCGCATGCAGGTGGTGGCGCTGCGGGCGGCGAATGCGCATGCCACCGCATTGCAGGCACTGGGGCGGGATCTGGCCAGCGCCGCCGATCTCGGGCAGGTGCTCGCCGCTGGACGCTCCGCATTGCAGGCGGCCTTCGGCGTACAGGCATGGGTCCGTATCGGCGACGACACGGCCGCATCCGATGGCGCGAAGCTCACCGACACCGACCTGGGCGCAGCCGAATGGGCACAGCGCCACGGCCAGGCCACCGGCCGCTACACCGATACGCTGTCGGGTTCGCGGTGGTGGTTCCTGCCGCTGCGTCACGACCAGGGCACGCTGGGCGTGGCGGGCCTGCGATTCGCAGCGGACCATCCGCGCCTGGCTTTCGAGCAGCGCCGTCTGGCCGAAGCCATGGCCGACGACATCGGCCAGGCCGCGCTGCGCACGCGTCTGGTGTCCGATCTGGGAACCGCGCGGGTCAGCGGCGAGACCGAACGCCTGCGTTCGGCGCTGCTGTCGTCGGTCTCGCACGACCTGCGTTCGCCGTTGGCGTCGATGATCGGCTCGGCCAGCAGCCTGGCCAGTTATTCCGAGGCGATGAGCGCCGAAGACCGCAGGAGCCTGCTGGAGACCATCCAACTGGAAGGCGAACGCCTGGACCGCTACATCCAGAACCTGCTCGACATGACCCGGCTGGGTCACAACGGCCTGACCTTGAACCGCGATTGGATCGGCGTGGACGAACTCATCGGATCGGCCACAGGCCGGCTGCTCCGCTATCAGCCGCAGGTCAAGCTGGACATCCGTATCGAATCCGGCATGACGCCCATCTGGGTGCACCCGGCGCTGGTCGAACAGGCGCTGTTCAACGTGCTGGAAAACGCCGCCAAGTTCTCGCCACCCGGCCAGCCCGTGGAAGTCGACGCGCGCCTGGTCGAAGGCAAGCTGCGGATCGATGTGCGCGACCATGGACCGGGCATTCCGGAAGAAGAGCGGGCGCGGATCTTCGACATGTTCTACAGCGTGGAGCGCGGCGACCGTGGGCGTCACGGCACCGGTCTGGGACTGACCATCAGCCAGGGCATGGTGGGCGCGCACGGCGGCAGCGTGGAAGCATTGCCCGGAAGCGATGGCCACGGGACGACGATCCGCATTACCCTGCCGCTCATCGAACCGTTGCCGCAGAAGAGCGATGCCTGA
- a CDS encoding potassium-transporting ATPase subunit F → MPGWLSMLCGIVVIVAAVYLLLVILRPEKF, encoded by the coding sequence ATGCCCGGCTGGTTGTCGATGTTGTGCGGAATCGTGGTGATCGTGGCGGCGGTGTACCTGCTGCTGGTGATCCTGCGCCCGGAAAAATTCTGA
- a CDS encoding circularly permuted type 2 ATP-grasp protein, whose translation MTQRFDEMHDDAGAPRPHYRVFDEWLRNTPEPAIASKRQEAEIAFHRVGITFSVYGEEAGNERLIPFDMVPRIVPAAEWRMLEAGLRQRVHALNLFLGDVYGEQRILHDGRVPTDLVLGNEEFRREMCGLRVPGGVYSHISGIDLVRAGDGEYYVLEDNLRVPSGVSYMLENRRMMARLIPELFARQQIAPVERYPDALLSTLREAAPEGIDDPVVAVLTPGSANSAYFEHAFLAQQMGVELVEGADLFVRDDTVYARTTRGPQRVHVIYRRINDDYLDPTVFRSESMLGVPGLFGAYRAGRVTLANAPGTGVGDDKSVYPYVPEMIRFYLSEEPILHNVPTWQLRKQDDLRYVLDHLPELVVKEVHGAGGYGMLVGPASTKAEIEEFRLRILANPSNYIAQPTLSLSTCPTFVESGLAPRHIDLRPYVLSGKRIQAMPGGLTRVALREGSLVVNSSQGGGTKDTWVLES comes from the coding sequence ATGACGCAACGATTCGACGAGATGCACGACGACGCAGGCGCACCGCGCCCGCATTACCGCGTTTTCGACGAATGGCTGCGCAACACCCCCGAGCCGGCCATCGCCAGCAAGCGGCAGGAGGCCGAGATCGCCTTCCACCGGGTCGGCATCACCTTTTCGGTCTACGGCGAGGAAGCCGGCAACGAGCGCCTGATCCCCTTCGACATGGTCCCGAGGATCGTGCCCGCCGCCGAATGGCGGATGCTGGAAGCCGGCCTGCGCCAACGCGTGCATGCGCTGAATCTGTTCCTCGGCGATGTCTACGGCGAGCAGCGCATCCTCCACGACGGACGCGTGCCCACCGATCTGGTGCTGGGCAACGAGGAATTCCGCCGCGAGATGTGCGGCCTGCGCGTGCCGGGCGGGGTGTATTCGCACATCTCCGGCATCGATCTGGTCCGCGCCGGCGACGGCGAGTACTACGTGCTGGAAGACAATCTGCGGGTGCCGTCCGGCGTGTCGTACATGCTGGAAAACCGGCGGATGATGGCGCGGCTGATTCCCGAACTGTTCGCGCGCCAGCAGATCGCGCCGGTCGAACGCTATCCCGACGCGCTGCTCAGCACATTGCGCGAGGCCGCACCCGAAGGCATCGACGATCCGGTGGTCGCGGTGCTGACGCCGGGCTCGGCCAATTCCGCATATTTCGAACACGCCTTCCTCGCCCAGCAGATGGGCGTGGAGCTGGTGGAAGGCGCCGACCTGTTCGTCCGCGACGACACCGTGTACGCGCGCACCACGCGCGGCCCGCAGCGCGTGCACGTGATCTACCGGCGGATCAACGACGACTATCTCGACCCCACCGTCTTCCGCTCCGAATCGATGCTCGGCGTACCCGGTCTGTTCGGCGCCTATCGCGCCGGGCGCGTGACCTTGGCGAACGCACCGGGCACCGGCGTCGGCGACGACAAATCGGTGTATCCGTACGTGCCGGAGATGATCCGCTTCTATCTCAGCGAAGAACCGATCCTGCACAACGTGCCGACCTGGCAGCTGCGCAAGCAGGACGACCTGCGCTACGTGCTGGACCATCTGCCGGAGCTGGTGGTGAAGGAAGTGCACGGCGCCGGCGGTTACGGCATGCTGGTCGGGCCGGCGTCGACGAAGGCCGAAATCGAGGAATTCCGCCTGCGCATCCTCGCCAACCCGTCGAATTACATCGCGCAGCCGACGCTGTCGCTGTCGACCTGCCCCACCTTCGTCGAAAGCGGATTGGCGCCGCGCCATATCGATCTGCGTCCGTACGTACTGTCGGGCAAGCGCATCCAGGCGATGCCGGGCGGATTGACGCGGGTCGCGCTGCGCGAGGGCTCGCTGGTGGTGAATTCGTCGCAGGGCGGCGGCACCAAGGACACGTGGGTGTTGGAGAGCTGA
- a CDS encoding peptidase, whose translation MTYCIGLNLDHGLILASDSRTNAGVDDIRRTGKMRLFVSEGEYVVAALSAGNLSLTQNALNLIDQRSTLDGGRPGIGKATSMFEVAQLVGDALREIRKRDDAYLRDSGIDPNGSFIVGGQIRGEAPRLFLVYSEGNFIESSPEMPYFQTGESKFGKPILDRVITPQTSLSEACKCVLVSFDSTMRSNLSVGPPLDLLLYRRDSFTANLRQRLDEDDPYLQTIRREWNETLRRGVRELPGPAWLRDAEG comes from the coding sequence ATGACTTACTGCATCGGGTTGAATCTCGACCACGGCCTCATCCTGGCCTCCGACTCGCGCACCAATGCGGGCGTCGACGACATCCGCCGCACCGGCAAGATGCGGCTGTTCGTCTCCGAAGGCGAATACGTGGTCGCGGCGCTGTCGGCCGGCAATCTGTCGCTGACCCAGAACGCACTGAATCTCATCGACCAGCGCTCCACGCTGGACGGCGGCCGGCCCGGTATCGGCAAGGCCACCTCGATGTTCGAAGTGGCGCAGTTGGTGGGCGACGCGCTGCGCGAGATCCGCAAACGCGACGACGCCTACCTGCGCGACAGCGGCATCGACCCCAACGGCAGCTTCATCGTCGGCGGCCAGATCCGCGGCGAAGCCCCGCGCCTGTTCCTGGTGTACTCGGAAGGCAACTTCATCGAAAGCTCGCCGGAGATGCCCTACTTCCAGACCGGCGAAAGCAAATTCGGCAAACCCATCCTCGACCGCGTCATCACCCCGCAGACCTCGCTGAGCGAAGCCTGCAAATGCGTGCTGGTGTCGTTCGACTCGACCATGCGCTCCAACCTCTCCGTCGGCCCGCCGCTGGACCTGCTGCTCTACCGCCGCGACAGCTTCACCGCCAACCTGCGCCAGCGCCTGGACGAAGACGACCCGTACCTGCAAACCATCCGCCGCGAATGGAACGAAACCCTGCGTCGCGGCGTCCGCGAACTGCCGGGGCCGGCGTGGTTGCGGGATGCGGAGGGTTGA
- the kdpC gene encoding potassium-transporting ATPase subunit KdpC, which yields MNTTAHTPSLQDHGALRASLVFALVILLGMGLLYSLTGTAIGSLLFPQQATGSIVNRDGKPVGSLLVAQPFADARYFQPRPSAAGYNPMSAAGSNQARTNPDLRKRIDETRAAVATRDGIAAQDVPGELLTQSGGGLDPDISPAGARVQVARVAQARRLDPAQVERLVAMHARGPQFGLLGQPRVNVLELNLALDAEK from the coding sequence ATGAACACCACTGCACATACCCCCTCCTTGCAGGACCACGGCGCCCTGCGCGCTTCGCTGGTCTTTGCACTGGTCATTCTTCTCGGCATGGGCCTGCTCTATTCGCTGACAGGCACGGCGATCGGCAGCCTCCTGTTTCCGCAGCAGGCCACCGGCAGCATCGTGAATCGAGACGGCAAGCCGGTCGGTTCGCTGCTGGTCGCGCAGCCCTTCGCCGACGCGCGCTATTTCCAGCCGCGTCCTTCCGCGGCCGGCTACAACCCGATGTCCGCCGCCGGCAGCAACCAGGCCCGGACCAATCCCGATCTGCGCAAGCGCATCGACGAGACCCGGGCGGCGGTGGCCACGCGCGACGGGATCGCCGCGCAGGACGTGCCCGGCGAACTGCTCACCCAATCAGGCGGCGGGCTGGATCCCGACATCAGCCCCGCCGGTGCGCGGGTGCAGGTCGCACGCGTGGCGCAGGCGAGGCGGCTCGATCCGGCGCAGGTCGAGCGACTGGTCGCCATGCATGCGCGGGGACCGCAGTTCGGCCTCCTCGGTCAGCCGCGCGTCAACGTATTGGAGCTCAATTTGGCACTGGATGCGGAAAAATGA
- the kdpA gene encoding potassium-transporting ATPase subunit KdpA, protein MIEILLVFAVAIGLAWPLGHYLANVMRGAPMRGDRLFGWLEKPVYRLLGIDPLRGMSWRGYAKAFLLSNLVVGALVWVLFMTQAWLPLNPDAIPNMRWDLALHTMVSFLTNTNQQHYSGQAQLSYLAQMVGIVGLQVITPMMGLALVVATLRALFGGREKNAHDTGEADMGNYWVDVTRAAVRFMLPLCLLWSVLLTAQGVPSTLAAGPTVAPIDASAQMAEQKIPLGPVAAMVAAKQLGTNGGGWYGPNSAVPLENPTPFSNFLEVVGIILIPLSVVFMVGPLVGRRKLTAMIFGSMLLMSAASTGLAVWSEAHSATTSDAALMEGKEVRFGADASALWASLTTQTSNGSVNAMHDSLAPLTGLDTLVNMLVNAIWGGIGCGLQQFLVYLLLSVFLAGLMTGRTPELFGRKIEAPEVKLLALLVLLQPLVILGFTALTLAIPSITANSNPGFHGISQVFYEYTSAYANNGSGFEGLGDATYWWNLSCALVLALGRYPALIVPLAVAALMARKRPSPETAGSLQIETPTFVLTLIAVVAIITVLQFMPALVLGPIADHLSLTAAAH, encoded by the coding sequence ATGATCGAGATCCTGCTTGTCTTCGCGGTGGCCATCGGCCTGGCCTGGCCGCTGGGCCACTACCTCGCAAACGTGATGCGCGGCGCCCCGATGCGCGGCGATCGCCTGTTCGGCTGGCTCGAAAAGCCGGTCTACCGGCTGCTCGGCATCGACCCGCTGCGCGGCATGAGCTGGCGCGGCTATGCCAAGGCGTTCCTGTTGAGCAATCTTGTGGTCGGCGCGCTGGTCTGGGTGCTGTTCATGACCCAGGCCTGGCTGCCGCTCAATCCCGATGCCATTCCCAACATGCGTTGGGACCTGGCGCTGCACACCATGGTGTCGTTCCTCACCAACACCAATCAGCAGCACTATTCCGGCCAGGCGCAGCTGTCGTATCTGGCGCAGATGGTCGGCATCGTCGGCCTGCAGGTCATCACCCCGATGATGGGCCTGGCGCTGGTGGTGGCCACCCTGCGCGCACTGTTCGGCGGACGCGAAAAGAACGCGCACGACACCGGTGAGGCCGACATGGGCAACTACTGGGTCGATGTCACGCGCGCCGCCGTCCGCTTCATGTTGCCGCTGTGTCTGCTCTGGTCGGTGTTGCTGACCGCGCAGGGCGTGCCTTCGACGCTGGCCGCAGGGCCCACGGTCGCGCCGATCGATGCCAGCGCGCAGATGGCCGAGCAGAAAATCCCGCTGGGGCCGGTCGCGGCGATGGTGGCGGCGAAACAGTTGGGCACCAACGGCGGCGGCTGGTACGGCCCCAACAGTGCGGTGCCGCTGGAGAACCCGACGCCGTTCTCGAACTTCCTGGAAGTGGTCGGCATCATCCTCATCCCGCTGTCCGTCGTCTTCATGGTCGGGCCGCTGGTCGGTCGCCGCAAACTCACCGCGATGATCTTCGGCAGCATGCTGCTGATGTCGGCGGCGTCCACCGGTCTTGCGGTCTGGTCGGAAGCGCATTCGGCCACCACGTCCGATGCCGCACTGATGGAAGGCAAGGAAGTGCGCTTCGGTGCGGACGCCTCCGCCTTGTGGGCATCGCTGACCACGCAGACCTCCAATGGTTCGGTCAATGCGATGCACGATTCGCTGGCGCCGCTCACCGGGCTGGATACGCTGGTCAACATGCTGGTCAACGCCATCTGGGGCGGTATCGGCTGCGGTCTGCAGCAGTTCCTGGTGTACCTGCTGCTGAGCGTGTTCCTGGCCGGCCTGATGACGGGCCGCACGCCGGAACTGTTCGGTCGCAAGATCGAAGCGCCGGAAGTGAAATTGCTGGCGTTGCTGGTGCTGCTGCAGCCGCTGGTGATCCTGGGCTTCACCGCGTTGACGCTGGCGATCCCATCGATCACCGCCAATTCCAATCCGGGCTTCCACGGCATCAGCCAGGTCTTCTACGAGTACACCTCGGCCTACGCCAACAACGGTTCGGGATTCGAGGGTCTGGGCGATGCCACCTACTGGTGGAACCTGAGCTGCGCGCTGGTCCTGGCGCTGGGACGTTATCCCGCCTTGATCGTGCCGCTGGCGGTCGCCGCACTGATGGCGCGCAAGCGCCCGTCGCCGGAAACCGCAGGCAGCCTGCAGATCGAAACGCCGACCTTCGTACTGACCCTGATCGCCGTGGTCGCGATCATCACCGTGCTGCAGTTCATGCCTGCGCTGGTGTTGGGCCCGATCGCCGACCACCTGTCGCTGACTGCGGCAGCGCACTGA
- a CDS encoding polyprenyl synthetase, with protein MDIQALLIAALREAGYGPDAIGSAMPRILRILEAEDVRIEMGRSLSRKEREYVRLQLELGLGVSEVVAGLKK; from the coding sequence ATGGATATACAAGCCCTTCTGATTGCGGCTTTGCGCGAGGCAGGTTACGGGCCGGATGCCATAGGCTCGGCGATGCCAAGGATCCTGCGCATTCTGGAGGCTGAGGATGTGCGTATCGAGATGGGTCGCAGCCTGTCGCGCAAGGAGCGCGAATACGTGCGCCTTCAGCTCGAACTTGGACTTGGCGTGTCGGAAGTCGTCGCTGGCTTGAAGAAGTGA
- a CDS encoding alpha-E domain-containing protein has protein sequence MLCRTANDLYWVSRHMERAENTARLIDVTTRIAMLPERLDRGKAEAAPWRRALDALGAVETCQKRYGSIDADSVLDHLLLSPDNPSSILSCLRAARESARAQRVAITSEMYEDLNASWLEMRGLGTASIGREGLSNILERVKSRSASFRGVTIGTLGRGEGYHFMQLGVFIERAEWAIRLLDVVGSDRDLPESGEARDTIEYFQWSALLQSLSAFETYRRLHRQSVTPAGVAEVMLLHEANPRSLQTCTHQLHQVLLTLAGGQTLEVVRQAGALSAHTRYARIDEIITDGLEPWLQNAMERLDRLGNAIHRQFMTAVDAEEARLALKPVQHPPPQLQFQAQTLA, from the coding sequence ATGCTGTGCAGAACCGCCAACGATCTCTACTGGGTGTCGCGACACATGGAGCGCGCGGAGAACACCGCGCGCCTGATCGACGTCACCACCCGCATCGCGATGCTGCCCGAGCGGCTGGATCGCGGCAAAGCCGAGGCCGCACCGTGGCGGCGCGCGCTGGACGCACTGGGCGCGGTCGAGACCTGCCAGAAACGCTACGGCAGCATCGACGCCGACAGCGTGCTCGATCATCTGCTGCTGTCGCCGGACAACCCCTCGTCGATCCTCAGCTGCCTGCGCGCCGCGCGCGAATCCGCGCGCGCGCAGCGGGTCGCGATCACTTCGGAAATGTACGAAGACCTCAACGCCTCGTGGCTGGAGATGCGCGGCCTCGGCACCGCCAGCATCGGCCGCGAAGGGCTCAGCAATATCCTCGAACGGGTGAAAAGCCGCTCGGCGTCTTTCCGTGGCGTCACCATCGGCACATTGGGACGCGGCGAGGGCTATCACTTCATGCAGTTGGGCGTGTTCATCGAACGCGCCGAATGGGCGATCCGCCTGCTCGACGTGGTCGGCAGCGACCGCGACCTGCCCGAAAGCGGCGAAGCGCGCGACACCATCGAATACTTCCAGTGGAGCGCGCTGCTGCAGTCGCTGTCGGCCTTCGAGACCTACCGTCGCCTGCACCGGCAGTCGGTCACGCCGGCAGGCGTGGCCGAAGTCATGCTGCTGCACGAAGCCAACCCGCGTTCGCTGCAGACCTGCACCCATCAACTGCATCAGGTGCTGCTCACCCTCGCGGGCGGGCAGACGCTGGAAGTGGTACGCCAGGCCGGCGCGCTGTCGGCGCACACGCGCTATGCTCGGATCGACGAAATCATCACCGACGGCCTGGAGCCCTGGCTGCAGAACGCGATGGAACGGCTGGACCGCCTCGGCAACGCGATCCATCGGCAATTCATGACCGCCGTCGATGCCGAAGAGGCCCGGCTGGCACTCAAGCCTGTGCAGCATCCGCCGCCGCAACTTCAATTCCAGGCGCAGACCTTGGCCTGA